The sequence GGATAAACCAAATAAATCAATTATCAAAAAGCTTCCCGTTGAAGAGGAGACCAGGTACTTACTTACCCGGGTATCCACTTCCAATATCAGTGATGCCATGCACCGCAAAGGTGCAATGCATGGATTATTCCCAATAAATCCAGGACTTAAGATGGTGGGGCCTGCTGTAACTGTCCAGACTTTTGAAGGGGATTGGGCAAAGACAGTTGAGGTAATAGAAGTTGCAAGACCAGGGGATGTCGTTGTGATCTATAACGGTGGCAGTGACAGGGTAGCCCCCTGGGGTGAACTGGCCACATTGAGCTGTATAAACAAAGGTATAGCTGGAGTGGTTATCGACGGGGCAGTGCGGGATGTGGATGAGATCAGGAAACTGGGGTTCCCATTATTTGCCAAAGCAGTAGTACCCAATGCTGGTGAGCCCAAAGGCTTTGGTGAGATCAATGCAGAGATCAAATGCGCTGGCCAGGTGGTGCGCCAGGGGGATTATATTGTGGGTGACGATAACGGTGTGGTAGTAGTGCCAAAGGAGCGGGCTTACGAAATTGCCAGGCGCGCAGTTGAAGTGGAAAAGAATGAGAACCGGATACGGGATGAAATAATCAAAGGTTCCACTCTGTCAAAGGTCATGCATCTGGAAAAATGGGAAAAAAAATGAAAACTTTTCCAGATCAATTTATCTGATTATTCCTCCGGTTACCATCATAAAGAGGACAACCAGTCCGAGTATTCCAATAATGATCTCGATCGTTAATTCTGATTTATCTCTTGTCCTGTAAGGCAAATTATTCACCCCCCTGGGTTTTTTACCT is a genomic window of Methanosarcinales archaeon containing:
- a CDS encoding bifunctional hexulose-6-phosphate synthase/ribonuclease regulator; this encodes MTNSHPILQVALDILDLDRAVRIAGEAIQGGVDWIEVGTPLIKSEGMNAVRTLRDNFADKTILADMKTMDTGALEVEMAAKSGADIIIILGSSDDSTISDAIRAAAKYGTRLMTDMISVPDPVNRAKELEQLGVDIINIHVGIDLQMKGSDPLDVLKEMRDEIHIPIAIAGGLDADSAAIAVLYGADIVIVGGNIVRTSDVTASASKIRQSMDKPNKSIIKKLPVEEETRYLLTRVSTSNISDAMHRKGAMHGLFPINPGLKMVGPAVTVQTFEGDWAKTVEVIEVARPGDVVVIYNGGSDRVAPWGELATLSCINKGIAGVVIDGAVRDVDEIRKLGFPLFAKAVVPNAGEPKGFGEINAEIKCAGQVVRQGDYIVGDDNGVVVVPKERAYEIARRAVEVEKNENRIRDEIIKGSTLSKVMHLEKWEKK